TCATTTTATTGGGATCTGACGAAGGAGATCAGGCGGTTCCGGTTTTACGTACCCATAACACCGTGGAAGATGCCATGCAGCGTCCTACCAGTGATGTAGGTGGAGTCTTTACGTATGAAGCTTTACCTAAAGATAAGGTTTTCAGAGGAACTTTAGAGATAGAGGCATTTTTATGGAAAGAGATGCAGAAAAAAATACCTCCGAAAAAACTCGCTTCTTTTTTAAACCAAGAGTTTTCCATAGGACAGTCGAGAAAGGACGAATACGGTCGGGTGGCCCTTTCTTTGGAGGGAGTAACAGCTTGGAGATCCAGAGAGATTCCGCTTCGAGAAAACTACCTCGTGGTTTATCTAGCTTCCGATGTTATTTTAAGAGGTAAAACACTAGGATATTCGGGAAATCCTGAAGACTTACGAGAAGCCCTCGCTCGAGAGCTTGAGGTTAAGCTTGACTGGGTTTCCTGGGAAGAGGAAAAATCCCCTCTTGGAGGAGACAGAGGCGATGCGGGAAGAGCTGGACGAAGCGAATCATGGCATTCTCGATGGATGCTTCCTCGCCCCTCTATACTCTTCTTACAAAGAGGGAGCGTCTATCTTTTTAAGGTCACAGGTGATTGGCAACAAGAGAAAGCTGCTTATCTAGAGTGGGCAGGAATTGGAGATCGTCGGGCTGAAGGTTACGGAAAAATCCTCCTCAATCCGGAATTTCTTCTTGGATGGAGTGTTCGGAAAAAGGAGAAAGAGCAACAAAAAGACACCCCTTCATCCGGAACAGGTGTTTCGGATTTAGAAAACCCCGAGGACAGCAATTTTTTCGTTTTTCTTCAAAAAATAGCCGCCCGTGAGAAAATTCGTCGTTATGCTCGAATGGTAGTTTACGAAGAGAGCACCAAAGACCACCCCTTCGGAATAGCGGACAAGTTGCCGGAAGCCAGCCAGATAGGAGCCCTCCGAGAAGCTGCTGCGACTATCGTTGAAAGCAATGGAGGCGAAGATCTTTTTCTGAACTGGCTTGCATTTGGAGTACCAGAAAACAATGGAGGCTGGCGAAAGTCTCGACTGGATGCTTGGGGAAAATGGCATAGCTGGGTTCACGATTTTGTTGACAGAGGCAACGTTAACTTCATCTGGAACAAGCTTAATATTCCAGAGGAGAAGCCTCCCTTAGAAGACTTTTTGGATAGGAAGGATCCTTTTCTTTGGCGGTATGCTGTAGCTGTCTTTTTTGATTATTTCTGCGAGGCATTCTTTGATCAAAACAAACAGAGCTATGGAGGTGTAATCCAATGAGTCGGCCTATTGAAGGCAAGATTATAGTTTCAGGAAACCTAGTAGCTCAAACCCCTCTCTCAGTAGGAGGAGCAGCTTTAGGCGAACAGGTTGATCTCGACTTAGCCCTAAATGGCAGAGGAGAGTATTATGTGCCAGGATCCAGCCTTGTAGGTCCCATGCGTTCATGGATGGAAGCCTATATTAAGGGAGTTAGAAGCTACTCTGCTGTACAAAGTTTTTTCGGCTATCAGGAAGGCGATAAAGGTTCTGCAAGCCACTGCTATGTGGAGGATGCCCCTTTTCAGAGCGCCGACATAGCAGGCCCCCTATTTCGAGAGCGCCGCCATGGAATTGGTATTGCCCCTTCTTCTGGAGTAGCTAGGGAGGGCTTCCTTTACACACGAGCTGTTTTACCTCGGGGAACTATCGTTCCTCTCCAGCTAGAGATAGAACTAACCTCTTCTGATCAGAGAGAGGAATTTGGAACCCTCCTTTTTTTTCTCCTAGAGGCTCTGGAAGAGGGCGAAATAAGAATTGGAGCAGGAAAAACCCGAGGATATGGCAAGGTGAAACTCCAGGATGTTGATGTAAGTTGGTATAATTTTTTTGATTCCAAGACAGGCGAGGAGGATCTTCAGCGTTGGCTTGAGCAAAAGCCTGCAATTAATCACGTGTCTGGGAAAGAATGGAAGAAATTTCTCCCTGAAGGTGATCGTTCGGTGGGATTAAGAAAACATGTATACTCCTGTGTTTTTTCGATAGACTGGAAGCCTAGGTCTCCGTTGATGGTAAAGTCTGGAAGAGACGGACGAGATGCAGACATGATTCCTCTTGTGAGTGACACTGGAGTTGGCGTTGTACCGGTTATTCCTGGAAGTGCTCTCAAAGGAGCTTTTCGGAGCCACGCTGAAAAAATTATTCGAACCCTTTTCTGCAATAATCCAGAGGAAATTGATGAGAAAGAAGAGAACCAGTCTCTTGAGATTATAAGGGATCTCTTCGGAGACATTGAGAGAAGTGGAAGAATCTTTTTTTCAGACCTTTACTGTCTCGAAACTCCAATGCCACAAGATCAGTGGCTAGGAGAAAACCCAAACGCATTGAACCAGATTACCAGCTACGAGGAACATGTCGCTATTGATCGTTTTACTGGAGGAGCCTCGAATGGAGCGCTCTTTAATTCAAGGCCCGTAAAAAAAGAAAGTCACTGGGAACCCATTCTTTTCTCGCTGGATTTTCAAAAACCATTTTACGACAAAAACTTGGAAGACCCCCAAAGGGTGCTTTCAGATGAAATGCAAAAGCTGGAGATGATCCTTATAAATCTTCTGGTGGAGGATTGCAGAAATGGCATGATTCCTTTGGGCTTTGGAAGTCGTCGGGGATGGGGAGAGATTTCCGTTAAAAAAGTGCAAAAGCCTCCTCTTTTGACTCAAGATGACGATGCCACAGCAGAGAACCTCCGATCACTATGGCAAAAGTATTTGAGCCGATCGGGAAATTTTGCTTCCTTTATGTCCACATCGAATGCCTGAAAGAGGAGGATGCTGCATGACTGCTAAGCAGGAGCTACAGGACAGAACCGAAGGTGAAGACCTATTTTGCTGGTTTGCTGAAGCGATCTCTCTTAATGAAGCCGTATCTCTTACCCTTACCCTGGAAGGAAGATCTTTACTTCTAGCTTACTCTCCTACGTGGTGTGGTTTTGCCTCCTTGAACGATTCAAAAACACTGATACAAGGTGGAAAATTTGAAGAAAAGAAAATATCAGATTGCTTTGAGCTACGCATATTTCACCCCCGCTTCGAACTACGGTGGGCCATAAGAGGATCTGAAACCTCCAAAGGACAAGCTTTTTTTACCACGGAAGAGGCAGATATCTTTATGGAGCCACCTTTTGCTCGGCTCCAATCAGATCAAAGGGGAAAATCCGCTGTTTTCTTCAGAGGTGAGGGCAAATATCTCCTCTGGGGGACAAAAAAAGATTTTTATGAAAAAACTGAAAGAGAAGGCTGGGTAAGTATGTATGATCATAGAATTAATACCTTACAGATTCCCTTCTCTTCCGATCGCTCGAGCAAGCAAGTCTATTTACGATATTTTGAGTATTTTACAGAAGATGCCTTTGGCAATCTCGAATTTGCCTTTGAACAGCTACGAGATCTTTGCTAATAGTTTCAACAAGGAATAGCTATATAAGCTATATTTCTACATCCTCTACTCAAGAAGGGATGGCAAAAACACATGGAGAAAGAGAAAAAAGTGTTCCTTTCTTTCGTTGGGAACAGAGATCCCTACGCTGTAGATTCTTCTTCGGCCCAAGAAGCTGAAGCCTCCATAGAAAAGTCAGAGGGGAGCGTGCTTTCTCTCTACAGGCATTTGAAGCCTGATTATGTTTACCTGTTTCCTTCCTCGGAAGGCAGTAATCCAACATTGCAAAGGGCAGAAGAAATCAAGTCTATTCTTAAAAATCTAGATCCTGCTGTTCGATGCGAAATATTTCCATTGAGGGGAGATGACCCGACAGACTTTGAGACACTTTCCCAGTATTTGCAAAAAAATATTCAAATAGTATCTAAGCAACTCGGAGATCTTGCTGGCTATTCCTTCCACGTAAACTGTTCTTCCGGCACGCAACAAATGACATCCCTTGCATATGTTTTTGCGGATAGCGGTATTTTCCCGGGAGTAGAACGGTGGCAATGCAAGGATCCTAAATACTCCACTCCAGAAAATAGAATACGTCCAATACATACTACCTTTATTGAAGAACATACTCTTATAAAGAAAATCCAAAGAGGAGCTGATATCTTTGCTTTTCAATCCATGGCAGAGGATTGCGCCCTTCTCGCAGAGAAGAATCTTTCTTCTGAGCGTAAGGACATTGCTCTCTTTCTGGCGAAGCTTTTCAAGGCATATGCTTATCACGATATTCTCCGACACCAAGAAGCATATAACACAGTAAAAGGCATTCCTCTGAATACTGGGAAATATCCCTTTTTAGAGGGTAAACTTAAAGAAATCCTAGAATCTCAAATTGACATTCTCAAATCCCTTCAAAATGAAACTTTATCAGAAAGTTGTGAAAATCTTACAGATCTCTATTTCAATATGCAGCGATGCTATGATCGAGGTGCTTACACAGATGTTCTTGCTCGTTTCTGGCGAGTTGGTGAAGGAACTGTATATTTTCGGCTAAGCAACCGTTGGGGTATAAACCCGAGAGACCTGGGACGAAGCTACGACGAAGGAAACTTTGCGTTGCTTCAAAAGAACAAGGGATCATTAAAAATAAAAGCAAAGAACAATGAGTTTATAGGCTTCGACTCCGGCAGAAGAGCTCTCCTAGAGGTTTTTAAAGACAAAAATTACGAATACTTATTGCAAAATTATCTAAACAACAACAAAATAAAAAAACTAATAAAATACAGAAACAACACGATTGTTGCACACGGAATGAAATCTGTAAGCCAAGACCAAGCAGAAGAATGTCTTGAAATAGCGAAAGCTATGCTTCTTGCTTTGGTCCCCGGATTTGAAAAAGCCATGGAGAAATATCCTTTCTGCAAGGAAAACCTGGGAAAAGTCGTAAAAATTCTTGATCGTCCATGAATGCCTCGGCATACTAAAAACGGAAAATCCCACAAAAGAGTCTTGTGGGATTTTCCGTTTTTAGTACAAACAAACTTAAATATTTTTCAAATCACACTTGCTTTATTTTTACCCAAAGCCACAACTGAAATCTAACGAAGCCCTTATGGCAAAAGAATACCATCTTTCTAAGCGAGCCGTTGGAGATGGCTCATCAAAACAATCCCTCCTGTTGTGTAGGAGTAGATCGGCTAGAAGGATAGTTAAATGTATTTTGTATTTATAAAACCCACTAAAGGGCCTCTTTATCGTATAGATTTCTTTAAAATTAAAGACTAAAGTCCTACCAGATTTGTAGTTTACTTAAAATATGCAAAGATGCCGCCTGAAGCTGTTCTTCTCCTTTTGCATCAGGAACTTCTAGAATATATTTTATGATACCCATATTGTTGCCCCATTCGACTTCAATTTCATTCTGAGATCTGTTCTTCACGTGACAACGCTTCAGAGTCCGACCATCTTTGTTATAGTAATTACTTCGGACTTTAGACACAAAAGGCAGTTCTAGTAATTTTTCCCCTATCCCGTGCTTAGCCTCGAATTGAAGCAAATGCGCCTCCGAACTTGAATGCTGAACTTTTTTGGTCTTACGACCCAGAGGAAGGGGGGGAGGAATAAAGTCTTCTTCTCTTTCCCAAAAAGAGTTTTTAGCTAAAGTTCGGAACAACTCTCCTAAAGCAGACAAAGCGTAAAGACGATCCCCCTTATCTAGGGTGACATCCTCAAGTAACATTAAAAAACGCTCTCTATCATGACTATTATATATGGATTCCATTAGCCTGTCTAAGCCTTTATTCATTAGTGGTTCGTCACTCAAAGAGTTAAGACTCTCGTTCAGACGGAGCCAAAGACCAACGTCCAAACCAACAGGCAAGGGCGGAACCAGCATTCCCTTGGGAGAGAACTCAAACTTATAGTAGGAAGGAACACCGACAGCAGAGGCTAGAGCCTGAGCCAATCCAACCTCCACTTTGAACCCTCCGGTCGCATTTATCATGCATCTAGAACTCCCTTTAAGCCTCACATCGCTCGCTAAACGCATAACGAGGTTTTTTAGCCCCTTCCTTCTAAAAACATCTGTAGAGTCAGGATCTAATCCCTCAATGCAAATTGCTTTTACTTCTGTAATGTCAAATTTCTGAGCTATAGCAATCTCTAGTGCTTTTCCTACAAAACGGCCTTCATCCGTATCGGATACATACAAAAAAACTTCTTTAGGATCCAGCAAATTCGGCAACTCATCCATCATACAAGCCAGACCGTTGATCTCAGCTCCACAAGCACGGTCTCTGATATCCAAAGTTTTTAGCCATCGAGTCAAGCTTTCTAAAGA
The uncultured Dethiosulfovibrio sp. genome window above contains:
- a CDS encoding RAMP superfamily CRISPR-associated protein, which codes for MKTVGTLEITFQSDWHIGSGAGIPGSLDRQVLRDVEGFPYVPGKTITGIVRDSAEMVAAVLDHHEGNDRWQNTLKSLFGGQPDSHLPKGQKSNSAYSAIVGFGDAVLSSKLRKKINKSSRGVKEALFFAQPGVKISRNSGRSLEDHLFTVEQVRAGCVLRAPVKFSRNLTRNLTQDEEQLLSKAFEGVRRMGGKRRRGGGKCVLKFCLNNIPEQEEGANRGWEILSKLSPGENFGVSLSLRLMTLQGVIINRVTQGNVARSLPYIPGTSLLPMFSNFLKDFLGERRIRTAIFEGDIRVSPLYPETLGSPSYPMPLVFGSPKMDSEKIINHLIEPAPKDPEDSKKEQQMKERRGGWFALDKSQHFILLGSDEGDQAVPVLRTHNTVEDAMQRPTSDVGGVFTYEALPKDKVFRGTLEIEAFLWKEMQKKIPPKKLASFLNQEFSIGQSRKDEYGRVALSLEGVTAWRSREIPLRENYLVVYLASDVILRGKTLGYSGNPEDLREALARELEVKLDWVSWEEEKSPLGGDRGDAGRAGRSESWHSRWMLPRPSILFLQRGSVYLFKVTGDWQQEKAAYLEWAGIGDRRAEGYGKILLNPEFLLGWSVRKKEKEQQKDTPSSGTGVSDLENPEDSNFFVFLQKIAAREKIRRYARMVVYEESTKDHPFGIADKLPEASQIGALREAAATIVESNGGEDLFLNWLAFGVPENNGGWRKSRLDAWGKWHSWVHDFVDRGNVNFIWNKLNIPEEKPPLEDFLDRKDPFLWRYAVAVFFDYFCEAFFDQNKQSYGGVIQ
- a CDS encoding RAMP superfamily CRISPR-associated protein, whose translation is MSRPIEGKIIVSGNLVAQTPLSVGGAALGEQVDLDLALNGRGEYYVPGSSLVGPMRSWMEAYIKGVRSYSAVQSFFGYQEGDKGSASHCYVEDAPFQSADIAGPLFRERRHGIGIAPSSGVAREGFLYTRAVLPRGTIVPLQLEIELTSSDQREEFGTLLFFLLEALEEGEIRIGAGKTRGYGKVKLQDVDVSWYNFFDSKTGEEDLQRWLEQKPAINHVSGKEWKKFLPEGDRSVGLRKHVYSCVFSIDWKPRSPLMVKSGRDGRDADMIPLVSDTGVGVVPVIPGSALKGAFRSHAEKIIRTLFCNNPEEIDEKEENQSLEIIRDLFGDIERSGRIFFSDLYCLETPMPQDQWLGENPNALNQITSYEEHVAIDRFTGGASNGALFNSRPVKKESHWEPILFSLDFQKPFYDKNLEDPQRVLSDEMQKLEMILINLLVEDCRNGMIPLGFGSRRGWGEISVKKVQKPPLLTQDDDATAENLRSLWQKYLSRSGNFASFMSTSNA
- the csx19 gene encoding CRISPR-associated protein Csx19, with product MTAKQELQDRTEGEDLFCWFAEAISLNEAVSLTLTLEGRSLLLAYSPTWCGFASLNDSKTLIQGGKFEEKKISDCFELRIFHPRFELRWAIRGSETSKGQAFFTTEEADIFMEPPFARLQSDQRGKSAVFFRGEGKYLLWGTKKDFYEKTEREGWVSMYDHRINTLQIPFSSDRSSKQVYLRYFEYFTEDAFGNLEFAFEQLRDLC
- a CDS encoding putative CRISPR-associated protein, whose product is MRDTILVTCGTSLARNAGKENAASLESLTRWLKTLDIRDRACGAEINGLACMMDELPNLLDPKEVFLYVSDTDEGRFVGKALEIAIAQKFDITEVKAICIEGLDPDSTDVFRRKGLKNLVMRLASDVRLKGSSRCMINATGGFKVEVGLAQALASAVGVPSYYKFEFSPKGMLVPPLPVGLDVGLWLRLNESLNSLSDEPLMNKGLDRLMESIYNSHDRERFLMLLEDVTLDKGDRLYALSALGELFRTLAKNSFWEREEDFIPPPLPLGRKTKKVQHSSSEAHLLQFEAKHGIGEKLLELPFVSKVRSNYYNKDGRTLKRCHVKNRSQNEIEVEWGNNMGIIKYILEVPDAKGEEQLQAASLHILSKLQIW